Proteins encoded within one genomic window of Pseudomonas cannabina:
- a CDS encoding NAD-dependent deacylase, protein MVDQALVLQTAAALRHAQRILVITGAGLSADSGLPTYRGVGGLYNGKTDDGLPIEVALSGPMLRRDPELCWKYIAELGKACLGGEPNVAHYAIAQLQRLKPECWVLTQNVDGYHRAAGSPPERLIEIHGQLAPLFCQSCGAQDPQLSEHLQRPLPPLCRVCSGVLRSPVVLFQEMLPERALETLYEQLAIGYDAVLSIGTTASFPYIHEPVIRTRVSGGFTAEINPQPTDHSAQMDVFLQCRAAHVMADLISHI, encoded by the coding sequence GTGGTAGATCAGGCGCTGGTTCTGCAAACCGCCGCAGCGTTACGTCATGCACAGCGGATTCTGGTGATTACCGGGGCAGGCCTGTCCGCAGACTCCGGGTTACCCACCTATCGCGGCGTGGGCGGGCTCTATAATGGCAAGACCGATGACGGGCTGCCTATCGAAGTTGCTCTGTCCGGGCCGATGCTGCGCCGCGATCCTGAGCTGTGCTGGAAATACATTGCCGAGCTGGGCAAGGCCTGCCTGGGCGGCGAGCCGAACGTTGCGCACTACGCAATTGCCCAGTTGCAACGCCTCAAACCCGAGTGCTGGGTGCTGACCCAGAATGTCGATGGCTATCATCGCGCGGCGGGCAGTCCGCCCGAGCGTCTGATCGAGATCCACGGGCAACTTGCGCCGCTGTTCTGCCAGTCCTGTGGTGCGCAAGATCCGCAGCTCAGCGAGCACTTGCAGCGTCCATTGCCGCCGTTATGCCGGGTATGTAGTGGCGTTTTGCGATCGCCCGTCGTTCTTTTTCAGGAAATGCTTCCTGAAAGGGCCCTGGAAACACTGTATGAACAGCTGGCTATAGGCTATGACGCAGTGCTGAGTATCGGCACCACCGCCAGCTTCCCTTATATCCATGAACCGGTCATTCGCACCCGCGTTTCCGGGGGGTTCACCGCAGAAATCAACCCGCAGCCAACTGACCACAGTGCGCAGATGGACGTTTTTCTGCAGTGCCGCGCGGCACATGTCATGGCCGATCTCATAAGTCACATCTAG